The following nucleotide sequence is from Candidatus Zixiibacteriota bacterium.
TGCCTGGTAAAGTTTTCTTTTCCTGGATAAGGGTGTCTCCCTGGGCTAAAGTTGCATAGACGTTTATGTAGGTCAAAGTATCTGGAAGCGAGCTGTCTGGCACACAAAGAACATCCAAATACAATTTGAAAAGAAGTCCGAAACCAGGACCAATCGGCTGGCCAGTTTGAGCCAGCCCAAAGACAGTTGCGTTAACGCAATATTTACTGGTCGTGTCGCCCGCATCCCCGCGGGCTTCGAGTGTTTTAAAGTTACTTGTCAAAGAACCAGTTTTATCTATCTTTAAGACCCGACTTATAGTAGTGTCTATTCTGGTTATACTATCTGCCGGGCAAGGCCTGATCGAACCTCTACAAACGGTATCGATTGAAACCATGAAGTGGTCGGTTGTGAAATAGGCTCTGTCACTTGCACCCATAGAGAATAACAGGGTGAAACCTTGGATATTCTGATTTATGTTGTCAATGTAAGCCGGTACTTTCGTCTGGACATAGCCTTTATAAGTGTTCGTGTCACCAACAAAAACTGTCGTCGTGTCCGCGTGAGCCTTGGAAAAACTGAAAAAACCAAGTAAACAAATAGCAACCAGAATACAGACTTTTCTTAGGTACATCCCTTCCCTCTTTCTTAAATAGTTTTTTCTTTTTAAAGACCCATTTCCTCCGATCACAAGGGCCTACCCTTTGCCTCCTTTACCAAAAGGTTACACTGTAAAGAACAATATTTACTTTCTGGTACAGCTAAACTCTCTCGTCTTAAAGCAGTATCGAGATATCCTCTTTCCCTCCATCATCCACCCTCAGTTCCCCCTCAAAAGGACTATCTTCCTGAAGGCCCTTTGCGTGATATTACTGAGGAATTACCTTAACATCTTCAGCTATAATATATATGCTTCTGCTTTTTTGTCAATAGAAGAAAACCCTATTTTTTCAAAAAAAATCACGTTTTCCCAATAGTCTCAGTATCTTGTATCTTGTTTTTCCTCATTTTTCTCGACATATAAAAGCAAAAAATATACCGTAAAATCCTAAATAGACATTGAGAACTAACTCATTTATTTGCAGTTACTTACCATTATAAGCTCC
It contains:
- a CDS encoding dockerin type I repeat-containing protein encodes the protein MYLRKVCILVAICLLGFFSFSKAHADTTTVFVGDTNTYKGYVQTKVPAYIDNINQNIQGFTLLFSMGASDRAYFTTDHFMVSIDTVCRGSIRPCPADSITRIDTTISRVLKIDKTGSLTSNFKTLEARGDAGDTTSKYCVNATVFGLAQTGQPIGPGFGLLFKLYLDVLCVPDSSLPDTLTYINVYATLAQGDTLIQEKKTLPGRLFIFGNIKYGDANADNKITVADVVYLVSFLFKGGPPPNPLIKGDANGEGKVTVADVVYLINYLFKGGPPPHCYGV